In Papaver somniferum cultivar HN1 chromosome 9, ASM357369v1, whole genome shotgun sequence, the genomic stretch AGATAAGCCACCATCCTCCATGAGCTGCACGGACTGAATATCACTGCACGAGCTTCAGCAAGAGTTGCAGCAACATGCGGCACGGACAAACTGCATCTTCAGCGTGTTCCGATATAGTATCATCATCTTCTAATGTAGCACCAGCACTCTCACTGTGGTCTGGAAAAATTGTACGTGTTCCAGTTGCCAACTCAAGgatagattttcttcttcttcaacgttaTCTCACATGTTTAGCTGATCAGTTTCCATTGGAACATCCGATGGCATATTCTTCTTACCTTTAGGATTCGTTCTTTTGCCAAaaattcttaagatcatccatatccgcttcaattgcttttttaatctcaggatcagtttcaacttcagccctgtccttcaaatcatcaaactttttCTACAATCAGATTTTTATGGCCGATAGATTTACAATAGTCGCAAAACTTGGCCTGTTTAAAATTTCATATTCTTgaacaaaaatttcatcattctcttcaccatcaatcaaaattcGTCTCAAAGGTTGAGAGAAATCTATGTCAACCAAAGCTGCCgcaaagtaaccatattcatgaCGCAAAGTACGCGGATCAACCGAAACCGGTCTACCAAGCCCTCTTGCCAGcctaaaaatcgtctcttcatcccaaaactccattggaAAAGCTgtgaaacgaacccaaactgcagctctagtaatcttatctttcccaggatcaaacataggtgtccatggatgaattttaagctgTTGAATTCCGTTTGGAGATTTAATCTTCCATGGACCATCATAGCTTACACGTTTACGATCattcaaaagaagaataaaacagTATACAAAGGACTGTGCAGTAAGAATAAAAGGATTTATGTGGGAGTGCAGCTATGATTTCATGATCTTCAAGAATTTTGAATTGAAGAGTCAACCAATAAAAATGCAGAGGATAGTGGAGGTAAGATTCATTCTCCCTGCAATAAATAATACAttgatatgttgtgatggtgcatctagGGGGAATCCTGGTGTTGCAGGTTATGGATTTGTGTGCAGAAGTGATCAAGGTGAGTTTATCTATGCTGAAGCTAAAGGCTTGGGTATAGCAACAAACTTCATTGTTGAAGTTATGGCTATTGTTGGAGCAGCAGAATGTGTATTGATAAATAATAAGGTTAATATATGCATTCACTCAGATTCAAGTGCAGCAGTCAAAGTTTATACCTCGGGGAAACTACCTTGGTTCATTATGACAAGATGGAAAAGAATAAAAGAGCTACTAAGGAATATTCAATTTGTACATAGTttgagagaaataaatttctctgCAGATTCACTTGCAAAGAGAGGTGCAGGTTTAGAGAGGGGGGTGAGTCAAATTTTTACTACTAGACCAAATTTCTTGTCAGCAATGGAATCTCCTGACAGAGTATATTATAGGTTCCGATGAACCTTATGGGCTTGGGCTTGCAGTTTAAGCTTAGTTTTTATTTAGTTTCATATTTTTCTTGGTTGTGTACCTTGTCTATTTTTTTGATTAAAACGTTTGGTTTGTAATTTTTTTACAATGAGTAGTGAAaattgaattgattgagcaaaaaaaaaacagaacccctcatgatcctttgacaaagctaccaacatgggctagaacttaatcctgctaaatcaaaaagtcacccaaaccataagggttcacaacattatgagatcgaatatcaaggtaataaaaccgaaataaaacatcccataaacataacCATACatccccggcagcagcgccaaaaattgatgtgttgtataagtggtaaataagatgttcgattctcagacttgtagagattttatttCAGATGtaataaagaaaaatactaaaaacaaagaaaatattttaacAAAGTTGAGAGA encodes the following:
- the LOC113311933 gene encoding uncharacterized protein LOC113311933, producing MQRIVEVRFILPAINNTLICCDGASRGNPGVAGYGFVCRSDQGEFIYAEAKGLGIATNFIVEVMAIVGAAECVLINNKVNICIHSDSSAAVKVYTSGKLPWFIMTRWKRIKELLRNIQFVHSLREINFSADSLAKRGAGLERGVSQIFTTRPNFLSAMESPDRVYYRFR